CGGGCGGGAGAACGTAATGAAGGCTTATCAGCAGGCGATAGAGAATAGGTACCGTTTTTTCAGTTACGGCGATGCCATGGTGGTCGTCTAAGACCTGAAATCTTTAGTGAAAAACACAGAATCCCCGGCATATAAATAAACTCAAATGGGTATCAAAAAACCCCTAAAAAGCAGGCAAATTTTGCCTGCTTTTTTTATTTCCCCGGGGCCTGGCAGACAGGTAAAAAATAAGTCAAAAAAAAGTCATTTTTTGCTTGACAATGGAGCTAAAAAACACTAAAATGGTGACCAGTGGGTTAAAGTGGGGGATAGTGGTTTAACCTGGTAAAAACCCCCAAGTTTTCAGGAACTTTTTCAGCAAAAAACAACAATCCCGGAAAATTCTAAAAACACCGTAAAATAAGGTGTTTTGGAGAGCTACCATGGCCTATTTCTTCGGCACATACCACCACAATCTTGATTCCAAGGGGAGGCTCAATCTGCCGGCCCAATTACGGAAGCAGATCTCCAACGAATCAGCCGGCCAGCTTTTGATCACCAAGGGCCTGAAGGGCGGCTGTCTTTTCGTCTATCCCCAGGACAACTGGACCAAGATCATGGCCGAGTTGGAATCACAGCCCCGGACCGAGGAGAACCGGAACGCCTTGAGGATCTTCGCAGCCGAAAGCATTTTGGCCGAACTGGACGCCCAGGGGCGGATCATGATCCCGGCCAAATTCCTGCAGGAGACCGGGCTGACCAAAGAGGCGGTGATCGTCGGGGTCAGCGACAAGATGGAGATCTGGAACCCCGGCTCCTACCAGACACTATTGGATCAGAACAGCGGGCTCCACCAGGAGCTGATCAAGAAACTGTAGCCTCCTAAAAAACCGGACACTTGAAACCGCAATCAAAAAGGAAAATATAGATCATGAGAATCCAAGCCATCCCTGCGGCCGATAACAGCGTCAGGCTGGAAGTGAACGGCATGATAAACCTGCAGGGCTTCTTTCAGGTGGAAGAGGCGATCCTAAAGATCATGAAGAAGAATTGTTTCAAGCTGGAGCTGGAGATGTCCGGGGTCAAGCACATGGATTACCGGGGAGTGGAGATCCTGGTCAAACGGGCGGAGCGGCTGAGGAGCTACGGCGGCGACCTGATCCTGCACGGGCTCTCGCCCTACCTGGTCAACATCCTGCAGATGGCCGGGGCCGGAGAGGCCTTTGAGATCGCCTCCACCAGGGAGCCGGTGCAGTGCGACCTGTTCCAGCGCCAGGAGCGCAAGCCGCTGACCGCGGTGGCCTGATCGCATCCTTGGACATTTGACATTAGGCGACCGGGGATCGTTCTGGTACCAGGCGGATCAGACAATAAACGCAGGGGAAATTATGGATGAATTCCGGCATCAGCCGGTTCTGCTGGAAGAAGCAATAGATCTTTTAAATGTCAGGCCCGGCGGCAACTATTTCGACGCCACCCTGGGCGGGGGCGGGCACGCGCTGGAGATCCTGAAAAGGAATGGTCCCTCGGGCAAGCTGATCGGGCTGGACCGCGACCCCCGGGCCATCGAGGCGGCCACGGCCAGATTGTCTGATTATAAAGAAAGATTCACTGCGGTCAACCTCAAGTTCAGCCTGATGGACGAGAGGAACTGGGACAGGGACCTGAAAATCGACGGGATGCTGTTTGACCTGGGGCTCTCCTCTCCCCAGATAGACCACTCACAGCGCGGCTTCAGTTTTATGGGCGACGGTCCGCTGGACATGCGGATGGGACTGAACGGGATCTCGGCCAGGGACCTGGTGAACAACACCGGAGAGAAGGAACTGGCCGACATCTTTTACCAGTATGGCGAGGAGCAGAAATCCAGAAAGATCGCCCGGGCCATAGCTGAGACCAGGATCAACAATCCGATAGAGACCACCGGGCAGCTGGCCCGGGTGATAAAGGAGACCCGGCCCCAGATGCCGGCCAAGACCCTGGCCCGGATATTTCAGGCCATCAGGATCAAGGTCAATGATGAACTGGGCGAACTGGAACAGGGCCTGAATACCGGAGTGGAAATGCTGGCTTCCGGCGGAAGGATAGTGGTCATCTCTTATCACTCGCTGGAAGACCGGATGGTCAAGGAGACCTTCCGCCGGCTGGCCGCCCCCTGCACCTGCCCTCCCCGCCTGCCGTCCTGCGTTTGCGGTAAAACACCGGTGATCAAAATAATAACCAAAAAAGCCATGGTTCCAGGACCCCGGCAGATATCGGAGAACAGCCGGGCCCGCAGCGCCAAATTAAGGGCGGCCGAAAAAGTATGAATACCTTTTTACATAAAACAGAGATCAAGCTCCAGAAGAACCGGACCGGCTGGTTCATTGCCGGCCTGGTCTTTGTTTTGTTTGCCGTGATGTTCCTGTCCATCCGGCAGAAGTTCAACCTTTCCCAGCAGCTGGCCGCCATCGAAAAAGACCAAAACTACAACCGGGAAGTGGTCTCCCTGCAGAAGGAGCTTTTGGTAAAACTGCAGCAGCTGGAGGCCAGGAACCGTCTGGAATCCAGGGCGGCGTCCGGCCTGGGCTTTGAATATCCCTCCAACAGCCAGGTGGTGGTGATGCTGAAATCCCCGGCCTCGGACCGGGGCGGGCTGGCGTATGCCCTGGCCGGGATCTTCCGGCCGGTCTCATCGGCCTGGAGCAAACCATGATGTCACAACGAACGAAAACCCTTGCGGTTTTCTGTTTTTTTATATGGGCCTTGATGGCCGGAAGGCTGGTATGGCTGCAGGCATTCAAGGGCGGGCATTACCGGAACCTGGCCCAAAGGCAGCACCAGCTCCGGATCGGCATCCTTCCGGAGCGGGGGCAGATAGTTGACCGTCAAGGCCGGCCGTTGGCATTATCAATCGACGACCGGCGTTCTTATCCCTACGGCCCAGTAGGCGGACAACTGCTGGGTTTTACGGGCCGGGACGGGCGGGGCCTGGAGGGCCTGGAGCTTTACTACGACCAGGAACTTTCGGGTGAGGCCGGCTGGGCCACCCGCCAGTGCGACGCCCGGGGAAGGGTCCGGCCTTCGCTGGAATACGCCTCCAAGACGGCCCGTTCGGGAAATTCTCTTCAGCTGACCATAGACGCCGAATACCAGGCCATCGCCGACGAGGAACTTAAAAAAGTCGGGGATAAATTCAAGGCCGCCTGGGGCACGGTGGTGATAGCCGATCCATCCACCGGAGAGATCCTGGGGATGGCCAGCTACCCGGAATTCGACCCCAACCGTCCCGATGATTTTGGCCGCCAGGCCATGACCTTTGGGGCGGTGGCCGCCCAGTTCGAGCCAGGCTCCACCTTCAAGGCGGTGACCATCGCCCTGGGCCTGGAGTCCAGGATCATAGATACCGCGGAAATATTTGACGGCGAACAGGGGAGCTACGCGGTGGGCGGTCACAGGATCGGCGAGGCCGAAGGCCACAAGTACGGGCCGATCACGGTCAGCAAGGCCCTGGCCTTTTCCAGCAACATCTGCCTTGCCAAGATAGGGCTGGCTTTGGGCAAAGACAAACTGTATCAGGGCGCCCGGGCCTTCGGGTTCGGGTCCCGGACCGGGATCGAGTGTCCGGGCGAAGCGGCGGGCCTGATGGACAAGCCGGACGGCTGGCCGGTGATAAAACACGCCAACATCAGTTTTGGCCAGGGCCTGTCGGTCAGCGCCCTGCAGCTGGTGATGGCTTACGGGGCCATAGCCAACGGGGGATACCTGTTAAGGCCCCGGCTGATCAAGGGACTGGCCCCGGCCGGTCAGACCGTCGATGGATCCTGCCGGCCCGATACCCTGCGCCGGGTGATATCGGACCAGACCTCGGCCCAGATGATAGCCTTGCTGGAACGCTGTGTAAGCGAAGGGACCGGCAAGGCCGCCCAGGTAGAAGGATGGCGGGTGGCCGGCAAGACCGGAACCGCCCAAAAAAAGGAGCAGGGCAAAAAAGGCTACGCCTCGGATAAGTATGTGGCCTCTTTCATCGGCTTTGTCCCGGCCGAGGCACCACGGCTTTTAGTGGCGGTGATAATTGACGAACCCCAGGGAAGATTTTTCGGGGGAGAGGTGGCGGCTCCGGTCTGCCGCAATGTAATGCAGAGGATAATCAGCCTTCCCAGAGGACTCAGACAGGATCTGCTGGCAGCCAGATAAAAACAACTGCCGGAAGCCAATAAAAACAAACAACAGAAACAGAAAGACCGGTGAAACAACTTAACCAGCTGCTGAAAGCCATACCAGGAGAAACCCCATCCCTGGCCAATATTTCCCAAAACCTTGAGGTTTCGGGGCTGGGTTACGATTCCCGGAGCATCAAGCCGGGCGAGCTGTTCTTTGCCATCTCCGGTTACAAGACCGACGGACGGAAATTTGTGGACCAGGCCCTGGCCCGGGGCGCGGCCGGCATAGTGGCCGAAGGCGGCCAGGAGTACGGCCCGGCTCCGGTGGTCAGAGTAAAAAACATCCGCCGGGCCATGGCCCTGATGGCGGCGGAGTATTACGGCCGTCCGGCCGATCAAATGACGCTTCTGGCCATCACCGGCACGGCCGGCAAGACCACCACTTCCTATCTGGCCCGCTCGGTCTTTGCCGCCGCCGGCAAAAAAGTGGGGCTGCTGGGGACCATCAATTACTGGGTGATGGATAAAAGCTATCCCGCCCCCAACACCACTCCGGAGTCGCTGGACCTGCAAAGACTGCTGGCCGAAATGCTGGAAGCCGGGGCCGACACTGTCCTGATGGAGGCCTCCTCCCACGGCATTGAGCTGGAAAGGGTGGCCGGGATAGGTTTCAAGGCGGCGGCCTTCACCAATTTCTCCCAGGACCACCTGGACTTTCACGGCACCATGGATGAATACCTAAAGGCCAAGCTTCGCTTGTTTCAAGGTTTAAGCGAAAAAGCCTGCTGCGTGGTGAACATTGACGATCCGGTCTCAAAAAATGTCATCGAGGCCACCAAGGCCGGGCTTTTGACCTTCGGGCTTTTGAAGCCGGCCCAGATCACGGCCCGCAATATCGAATACAGCCTGCAGGGAACAAGATTCCAGCTTATCAATCCGGAAGGGAACATCGAGATCAACCTGGGCCTGGCCGGGCAGCCCAATGTCTACAATGCCCTGACGGCCTGCGGCCTGGGCCTGGCCGGCGGACTTAGCCTCAAGGCGGTCAAGGCCGGGCTGGAAGCCCTGACCTCGGTCTCCGGCAGGTTTCAGCGGGTCACGGCCGGGCAGGATTACGAGGTGGTGGTGGATTACGCCCATACCCCGCAGGAACTGGAAAGGGTGCTGATCACCGCCCGGCAGTTGACCAAGGGAAAGCTGATCACCGTTTTCGGCTGCGGCGGCGACCGGGACCGCGGCAAGCGCCCCTTGATGGGTAAGGCTGTGGCCGGTCATTCGGACCTGGTGATAGTAACCTCTGACAACCCCCGGACCGAAGATCCCGCCAAGATAATAGAAGACATTTTGCCGGGCCTTGAAGGCAGCAAATATCAGATAGTCGCCGACCGCCGTCAGGCAATATTTCAGGCGGTGGCCCAGGCAGAAAAAGGCGACCTGGTGATGATCGCCGGCAAAGGGCACGAGGACTACCAGATCATCGGCGCCGAAAAGATACATTTTGACGACCGGGAGGTAGCGCTGGAAGCCATCGGATCCCGCTCTTCGGGGCGGGGCTGATGGAGCCCATGCTGCTGTCGCAAATTGCCGGGGCGGTGGGGGGCAGTCTGCAGGGACCGGACAGGAAAGTTTCAGGCGTCAGCATCGACAGCCGTTCCCTGAAAGCGGATCAATTGTTCGCGGCCATCAAGGGACCCAAGTTCGACGGACATGATTTTCTTGCCGCAGCCCGACAAAGCGGGGCAGCAGCGGCCCTGGTCTCGGCTCATAATTCCAAAGACAAACCGAGCTTGGAAGGTTTTCCCCTGATCACCGTCCCCGACACCACGGCGGCCCTGCAGCAGCTGGCCGGAGATTACCGCAAAAAATTCTCCCTGAAGATGACGGCCATAACCGGCAGCAACGGCAAGACCACCACCAAGGAAATGACGGTCCGGGTATTATCCCAAAAATTCCGGGTGCTCAAAAATCAGGGGAATTTAAACAACCAGTATGGCATACCCCTTTCGCTCTTTAATATAGAGAAGGAACACCAGGCGGCGGTGATGGAACTGGGAATGAGCGGTCTGGGGGAGATCGCCGCTCTATGCCAAATGGTGATGCCGGAACTGGGGATCATCACCAATGCCGGCGAAGGTCATACCGAATTCTTAAAGGACGTTCAGAACGTGGCCCGGGCCAAGGCCGAACTTTTGGAGGCCCTGCCGGGTCCCGGCACCGCCATCATCAATTACGACGATGGGAATTTAAAGGCCCATGCCGGAAAAGCCAGATCCAGGGTGCTGGGATTCTCGATAGAATCCGGCTCCGATTACCGGGCGGAAGATCTTGATCTGACGGAGCAGGGGATAAAGTTCACTTTAAAAGGGGTCCGGTTCCACCTGCCGGTGCTGGGCAGGCACAACATCTATAATGCCCTGGCGGCGGCGGCGGCCGGAGAGGTTTGGGGAATAGATCTCAAGTCTGCGGCCCTGGCTTTGGCTGATTTCCAACCGGCCTCGATGCGGCTGGAGATGATGGAGGCCGGAAAATATAAAATACTGAGCGACTGTTACAATGCCAACCCCCAGTCCATGCAGGCGGCCCTGGCGGTGCTGAAAAACCTTCCGGCCCAAAGGAAAGTGGCTATTCTGGGGGACATGAAGGAACTGGGTCAGATCTCTTCCGACCGGCACCGGCAGACCGGAAGGCTGGCGGCTCAGTCCGCCGGACTGGTGCTCTCCGCCGGCCCGCTGGCAGGGGAAATCCACCAGGGAGCAAAGGAACAGGGGATGGATGCCCGCCATTTCGAGGATACCTCCAGTCTGATCCAAAACCTTTCCGGCTTGCTCCTGCCCGGAGACCTGATCCTGGTCAAGGCTTCCCGCTCCATGCATTTTGAAGAAGTATTAGAAGCAATAAAGAGGATCCAATAAGTGCTGTACTATCTGTTTTATCCCCTGGCCGAGCAGGTCCACTTATTCAATCTGTTCCGTTATATCACCTTCCGTTCGGCCTCGGCCCTGGTGACGGCGCTGTTGATCTCCTTTCTGCTGGGCCCGCTGATCATCGGCTGGCTGAAGAAGCTCAAGATCAAGGACACCGGCCGGGAAGACCTTCCGGCCGAGCACCGGAACAAGGTCGGCACCCCCACCATGGGCGGGCTGATAATCCTGGCGGCCATAATTATCCCGGTGCTCTTGTGGGCCGACCTCTCCAACCAGTACATCCAGATATCTCTGGCGGCCACCATCCTTTTGGGTCTGATCGGCTTCTATGACGATTACCTGAAAGTGGTCAAAAAGAACCCCAAGGGCCTGGTGGGCCGGAAAAAACTGCTGGGGCAGTTCGCGGTGGCCCTGCTGATAGCAGTATACCTCAGATTCTTTCCCCTCAATCCGGAATATGCCACCAAGACCAGCCTGCTGTTCTTTAAAAATGTGTTCATTGACCTGGCCTGGTTCTACATTCCCTTCGTGACCCTGGTGATAGTGTTCACCTCCAATGCGGTGAACCTGACCGACGGATTGGACGGCCTGGCCATAGGGGTCTTTCTGTTCGCTGCCGCCGCCTATGCAGTAATGTGCTACATCACCGGAAACTTCAAATGGGCCCAGTACCTTAACCTGTTGTTCATGAAAGGATCTGGTGAACTGACGGTGCTTTGCGCCGCGATGGTGGGAGCGGCCATGGGTTTTCTTTGGTACAACACCCACCCGGCCGAGATCATGATGGGGGACACCGGATCGCTGGCCCTGGGCGGGGTGATAGGAACGGTCTCGGTGCTGATCAAGCAGGAGATCCTGCTGGGACTGGTGGGAGGTGTGTTCGTGATGGAGGCTTTTTCGGTGATCCTCCAGGTGGCCTCCTTCAAGTCCACCGGCAAAAGGATATTCAGGATGACCCCCATCCATCACCACTTCCAGAAGATAGGATGGAGCGAGCAGAAGATAGTGGTCCGGTTCTGGATCATCGCCTTCATCTGCGCCCTGGTGGCATTGAGCACCCTAAAGATCAGGTAAAAAAATAATCGTAACCATTTAGCCACAAAAAGCATGCCCTGAGCCAAGCCGAAGGGGCACAAAGACACTAAGCAATATTTAAAAAAATGAAATCGTATTTGGTGCCTTGGTGTCTTAGTGGCGTTTAGTAGTTCACCAAAATCATTAAAAAACAAAATTTGAAGCTGGAACTTAAAGATAAAAAAGCGGCGGTGATAGGCGCCGGAAGAAGCGGAATGGCTGCGGCCCGTCTGTTGAAAAAACATGGGGCCAAAGTTTTGCTGTCCGAAGGAAAATCTTTAAGCTCTCAGGCTGGGGCTGAGTTAACTGCCGCCGGAATAAATTATGAAACTGGCGGGCATTCGAGCAAGGTCTTGGAAACAGAACTGGTGGTGATCAGCCCCGGGGTCAGGCTGGAA
This genomic stretch from bacterium harbors:
- the rsmH gene encoding 16S rRNA (cytosine(1402)-N(4))-methyltransferase RsmH; this translates as MDEFRHQPVLLEEAIDLLNVRPGGNYFDATLGGGGHALEILKRNGPSGKLIGLDRDPRAIEAATARLSDYKERFTAVNLKFSLMDERNWDRDLKIDGMLFDLGLSSPQIDHSQRGFSFMGDGPLDMRMGLNGISARDLVNNTGEKELADIFYQYGEEQKSRKIARAIAETRINNPIETTGQLARVIKETRPQMPAKTLARIFQAIRIKVNDELGELEQGLNTGVEMLASGGRIVVISYHSLEDRMVKETFRRLAAPCTCPPRLPSCVCGKTPVIKIITKKAMVPGPRQISENSRARSAKLRAAEKV
- a CDS encoding UDP-N-acetylmuramoyl-L-alanyl-D-glutamate--2,6-diaminopimelate ligase: MKQLNQLLKAIPGETPSLANISQNLEVSGLGYDSRSIKPGELFFAISGYKTDGRKFVDQALARGAAGIVAEGGQEYGPAPVVRVKNIRRAMALMAAEYYGRPADQMTLLAITGTAGKTTTSYLARSVFAAAGKKVGLLGTINYWVMDKSYPAPNTTPESLDLQRLLAEMLEAGADTVLMEASSHGIELERVAGIGFKAAAFTNFSQDHLDFHGTMDEYLKAKLRLFQGLSEKACCVVNIDDPVSKNVIEATKAGLLTFGLLKPAQITARNIEYSLQGTRFQLINPEGNIEINLGLAGQPNVYNALTACGLGLAGGLSLKAVKAGLEALTSVSGRFQRVTAGQDYEVVVDYAHTPQELERVLITARQLTKGKLITVFGCGGDRDRGKRPLMGKAVAGHSDLVIVTSDNPRTEDPAKIIEDILPGLEGSKYQIVADRRQAIFQAVAQAEKGDLVMIAGKGHEDYQIIGAEKIHFDDREVALEAIGSRSSGRG
- the murF gene encoding UDP-N-acetylmuramoyl-tripeptide--D-alanyl-D-alanine ligase; amino-acid sequence: MEPMLLSQIAGAVGGSLQGPDRKVSGVSIDSRSLKADQLFAAIKGPKFDGHDFLAAARQSGAAAALVSAHNSKDKPSLEGFPLITVPDTTAALQQLAGDYRKKFSLKMTAITGSNGKTTTKEMTVRVLSQKFRVLKNQGNLNNQYGIPLSLFNIEKEHQAAVMELGMSGLGEIAALCQMVMPELGIITNAGEGHTEFLKDVQNVARAKAELLEALPGPGTAIINYDDGNLKAHAGKARSRVLGFSIESGSDYRAEDLDLTEQGIKFTLKGVRFHLPVLGRHNIYNALAAAAAGEVWGIDLKSAALALADFQPASMRLEMMEAGKYKILSDCYNANPQSMQAALAVLKNLPAQRKVAILGDMKELGQISSDRHRQTGRLAAQSAGLVLSAGPLAGEIHQGAKEQGMDARHFEDTSSLIQNLSGLLLPGDLILVKASRSMHFEEVLEAIKRIQ
- the mraY gene encoding phospho-N-acetylmuramoyl-pentapeptide-transferase gives rise to the protein MLYYLFYPLAEQVHLFNLFRYITFRSASALVTALLISFLLGPLIIGWLKKLKIKDTGREDLPAEHRNKVGTPTMGGLIILAAIIIPVLLWADLSNQYIQISLAATILLGLIGFYDDYLKVVKKNPKGLVGRKKLLGQFAVALLIAVYLRFFPLNPEYATKTSLLFFKNVFIDLAWFYIPFVTLVIVFTSNAVNLTDGLDGLAIGVFLFAAAAYAVMCYITGNFKWAQYLNLLFMKGSGELTVLCAAMVGAAMGFLWYNTHPAEIMMGDTGSLALGGVIGTVSVLIKQEILLGLVGGVFVMEAFSVILQVASFKSTGKRIFRMTPIHHHFQKIGWSEQKIVVRFWIIAFICALVALSTLKIR
- a CDS encoding STAS domain-containing protein, producing MRIQAIPAADNSVRLEVNGMINLQGFFQVEEAILKIMKKNCFKLELEMSGVKHMDYRGVEILVKRAERLRSYGGDLILHGLSPYLVNILQMAGAGEAFEIASTREPVQCDLFQRQERKPLTAVA
- a CDS encoding S-adenosylmethionine:tRNA ribosyltransferase-isomerase, with product GRENVMKAYQQAIENRYRFFSYGDAMVVV
- the mraZ gene encoding division/cell wall cluster transcriptional repressor MraZ codes for the protein MFWRATMAYFFGTYHHNLDSKGRLNLPAQLRKQISNESAGQLLITKGLKGGCLFVYPQDNWTKIMAELESQPRTEENRNALRIFAAESILAELDAQGRIMIPAKFLQETGLTKEAVIVGVSDKMEIWNPGSYQTLLDQNSGLHQELIKKL
- a CDS encoding penicillin-binding protein 2 encodes the protein MAGRLVWLQAFKGGHYRNLAQRQHQLRIGILPERGQIVDRQGRPLALSIDDRRSYPYGPVGGQLLGFTGRDGRGLEGLELYYDQELSGEAGWATRQCDARGRVRPSLEYASKTARSGNSLQLTIDAEYQAIADEELKKVGDKFKAAWGTVVIADPSTGEILGMASYPEFDPNRPDDFGRQAMTFGAVAAQFEPGSTFKAVTIALGLESRIIDTAEIFDGEQGSYAVGGHRIGEAEGHKYGPITVSKALAFSSNICLAKIGLALGKDKLYQGARAFGFGSRTGIECPGEAAGLMDKPDGWPVIKHANISFGQGLSVSALQLVMAYGAIANGGYLLRPRLIKGLAPAGQTVDGSCRPDTLRRVISDQTSAQMIALLERCVSEGTGKAAQVEGWRVAGKTGTAQKKEQGKKGYASDKYVASFIGFVPAEAPRLLVAVIIDEPQGRFFGGEVAAPVCRNVMQRIISLPRGLRQDLLAAR